From the Streptomyces sp. NBC_00654 genome, the window GCCCGGCCGCACGCCTTCAGCAGCCGCCCGACCGCCTGACACCGTCCCGGCGGCACCATCCGCCGCCCCCCGCACCGCTGGTGCCATCGCGCGCCACCGCGGCGTGAAAGGAAGAGCAACGACCATGGACTGGCTGACCCGGTGCGTACCGGAACCCGAGACGTTCTTCGCCGGCCACTGGCGGAAGGAGCCCGTCGTACTGCGCCCCGACAGCCCTCCCGTGGATGTGCTGACGGTCGCCGAGGTGGACCGTCTCCTGGACGCCGGGACCCTGGCGACCCCCTACGTCCAACTCGTCCACGAGGAGAGCGTGGTGGCGCCGGAGCGCTTCTGCCTTCCACGCGTGGTTCTCGGCGAGATCGTCGAGCGGTACGTGGACGCCGGGTCGGTCCGCCGGATCGTCGCGGAGGAGCGGGCCACCCTGCTCCTCCGCTACGTCGACCAGTGGCACGCGGGTGTACGCGATCTCACGGACGGGCTCGCCGAGCGGTTCGCACGGCAGGTCGAGGCGTTCTACTTCCTCACCCCGCCCGGCACACAGGGCCGCCCCGTGCACCGCGACGACGCCGACATCCTCGCCGTCCAGATCCACGGCGCGAAGCGCTGGCGGGTGTACGGCGGACCGGCGGACGGGGAATGGCAGCCCGAACGGGCGGCGGGCGACCTGGGCGCCCCGCTCCTGGAAACGGTACTCGGGGAGGGCGAAGTCCTGTATGTGCCACGGGCGTTCGCGCACTCCGCCGTGGCAGTGGGCGACACCCCGTCGGCGCACCTGTCACTGACCGTACGGGAGGCCGGCACCGCCCAGCTCTACGCGCTGGCACGGGCCCTGCTGCTGACCGGTGACGAGATCGCGCCGCGCCCCAACGACGACGCCTCCCTGCACACGGCCGCGTCCGGCCTCCTCGCGCACTTCCGGGCCACACTCGCCGAACTCACCCCCGGGGAACTGGTGGAGCTCGCGCGGGAAACCATGCGCACGGAGCGCCCTTCGCCCGGACGCCCGCTGAGCGACCTGATCGGTACGGGGCCGACGCGCGGCGCCTGACCTGTGGAGAGGAGTGCAGATCCGCCCGCCCCGGCCGCGCAGTTCGGTGACCGCCGGTACGGCCGACGCGAAGGCCGGTGTCGACAGCAGGTCCATGTTCTCGCCGATCACTCAGTGATGAGAGCTGATGCCCAACGGGGGTACTGGTGCCGGGCGACCCGGCCACGCGGCAGCGGCGGTGACGCGGTGACGGTGCGGCCGGCAGGAGCGGGACGGCCCGGGTTGCCTATTCTTGTGGCCATGACTGCCCAGCCTCCGGAGCCCTCTCCGCGCCCCGCTCCCTCAGGAGAGCTCCGCGCCTCTCATGACGACCGCGAAGCGGTGGTGGAGCGGCTGCGCGATGCCGCAGCCGAGGGACGAATAGATCTTGACGAGCTGGATTCACGCCTGGAACAGGCGCTGACGTCCAGGACCTACGCGGAGTTGGCCGTGCTGACCGCCGACCTGCCGGGGGCGAGCTCCCCTCAGAGCCTGCCGCCGCTGGTACTCAAGGGCGGCATGCACGGTGCGTCCCGGGGCCCCGGGTGCTGGGATGTTCCTGGGCACGTGGTCGCCCGCGGAGGCATGGGCGGCGTCAAGCTCG encodes:
- a CDS encoding cupin domain-containing protein, producing MDWLTRCVPEPETFFAGHWRKEPVVLRPDSPPVDVLTVAEVDRLLDAGTLATPYVQLVHEESVVAPERFCLPRVVLGEIVERYVDAGSVRRIVAEERATLLLRYVDQWHAGVRDLTDGLAERFARQVEAFYFLTPPGTQGRPVHRDDADILAVQIHGAKRWRVYGGPADGEWQPERAAGDLGAPLLETVLGEGEVLYVPRAFAHSAVAVGDTPSAHLSLTVREAGTAQLYALARALLLTGDEIAPRPNDDASLHTAASGLLAHFRATLAELTPGELVELARETMRTERPSPGRPLSDLIGTGPTRGA
- a CDS encoding DUF1707 domain-containing protein; protein product: MTAQPPEPSPRPAPSGELRASHDDREAVVERLRDAAAEGRIDLDELDSRLEQALTSRTYAELAVLTADLPGASSPQSLPPLVLKGGMHGASRGPGCWDVPGHVVARGGMGGVKLDFTRTRCRLTEVAVEAHGEMAGVTIVIPDSWAVDTTGMDPGIGGLKDRTTPDRLPGTPLIRLTGSGGMAGVVIRHPGRWERRKLRGNPV